The Microcoleus sp. FACHB-672 sequence ATGCCGGTTAAAAATTTGTTGATGCGCCCGTCAAATTCTGCCTGGTCAATTAAATTTAACCAACGCGCTGAATTCAGCGCCATCAGGTAATTTCCCATATCCCAAAGTGTGCCAGAGGGATAGCCGCCGGTGGAGTTGGTAAATCCGGTTGCTTCCTGAGAGTTGTTAACAAAATACTGCCAAGCAGCTTTCGCATAAACCTGCTCTTCTGGCGTTAGGGGCGCACTAATTTCGGCACACGCGGCAGTAGCTGCGGGGCTTTGAGCGAGCGTTTTCTCCGGGATAAAAATAGGCAGCAGCGATTGTGAAACCAGCCCTGTTAGGAAGAGGGCAATGAGTTTTGAACGCTTTTGTGGGTAGAGGTTTTGCAGCATCAGAATTGAATCAGCCTTAACACAATAAATTAGTAAAACATTAAAGTTGCACCCGCTAAACTGCCCAGAATTTTACTTCCGAGTTAACAGCTAAAGTTAGGTAAATCTAACTAAAAAACTTTTCTCATTTCAATAAAATTGAAGTTGCACCCGCCAAGCCGTCCAAAAATTTATTTCCCAGCGAACAGCTAAGGTTAGATAAATTCGACTAAAGACCCTTTGATGTCGAATTTATAGGATATATGGGCAGTCTGTAAACCGCCCATAAAGCCGGCAGAAACATCACAACCACATCTGCAACTCATAGCCGGTTACATCTGTCTGCATCTGTGGTTTCATCATTCTTGCCTTTTCGGGTTATCACTCAACGCCGGCCCAATTCGTGAGCGGCTTGCCAACTTTTTTGTAAAGCAAACTCTCAAGAATTACACCATTATTATTAGCAGTCAGGGCCTTATTCGGTTCCTTCAGCACTTCATAAAAGCCGTTGTACCAACCTTTTTCTGATTTCAGGTTGTTTTGAACAAAATCAAACAGCTTTTGCGTGTAATCTGTGCCATAAAGCACATCCCAGCCAACGGCAGCTTTGGCGCTGAGGAAATTTAAGTTGTTGTACTTGGTTCCAGTATCTGAGATTGTGGCCCAAGGCTCTCCATTGACAAACAGCGTGTTGTAAACAAAGTAGGGTTCGCGATCCAGGTTATCTTCAGTGACCGCCGTTAAGTGGTTTGTGGCTTTATAGCGAGCTTCTTGAGCGGCTAAAATGCGGTCGGCATAGGCTTTAGGTAATCCTTTAAAGCCGGTTTCAATGCCATCTAAAATAAAAGGTTCGCTGAGAACGTAGTTATTCGCTCCAGAGTTTTTAGCATCGCGTTTATCGTAAGGAACGCCTTGCTCGTAAAGATTGACAAAGGCTGCATTGGATTTGAAATCTAAAGCTTTGCTGACATCTAAACCCCACAGTTTTAAGCCGTAGGCTGCATAATTTTCGTAGCCTAAGCGCCCTTCTTGGTTGTATTGTTCTTTTTTGTTGACGACGGAAGTTCCGTACATTTGACCATTTTTAGTCAAACGAGCAACTTTCCAGCTTTTCCAAATTGCTTCGCTTTCATCTTTAAATTGCGGATACTTTGAACCGACAATTTTAAGCCAGATAGCCAGCCGGCCTAAATCAATCGCTGACCAGCCGATTTCTTCCCGTTTGTCAAGCTGACCGTAGTTAACGGGAATTAAGGTTTTAGGGTTGTAAACTTTGTTGGGGAGTTCACCTTTATAGAGGGGAATTTTTGCCAAAGTTTTTAAAGTTTGGCTCATTTTCTTGTCAAATTCTGCTGCCGGCACAATCCCCAATTCTCGTGCACTGACTAAGCCGGCGATTGCTGCTGCCTGATCCCACAGGGTAACTGAGGCAAAACCATCGACAGAATTAACCAAGCCGGTGCTTTC is a genomic window containing:
- a CDS encoding DUF3131 domain-containing protein, yielding MTETFEPPPKKLSILATVGGVLTAIAAIAGLEYWSNHLSKSNPQVSSRSPATSEISAAKLDAKSMVIPGQPVSAGELTVKVPYVAPEAEKLTPQELAMARQAWGYFQRNWNESTGLVNSVDGFASVTLWDQAAAIAGLVSARELGIVPAAEFDKKMSQTLKTLAKIPLYKGELPNKVYNPKTLIPVNYGQLDKREEIGWSAIDLGRLAIWLKIVGSKYPQFKDESEAIWKSWKVARLTKNGQMYGTSVVNKKEQYNQEGRLGYENYAAYGLKLWGLDVSKALDFKSNAAFVNLYEQGVPYDKRDAKNSGANNYVLSEPFILDGIETGFKGLPKAYADRILAAQEARYKATNHLTAVTEDNLDREPYFVYNTLFVNGEPWATISDTGTKYNNLNFLSAKAAVGWDVLYGTDYTQKLFDFVQNNLKSEKGWYNGFYEVLKEPNKALTANNNGVILESLLYKKVGKPLTNWAGVE